The Microbacterium sp. Root61 genomic interval GCGCGTGATGTGGGTGCTGATCCCGCCGATCGCGTCGGTGTCCGAACCCTTGATCATCCTCAGCAACGTGAGCCTGTTCGTGCAGCTGGCCGCTGCGATCATCGCGGTCGTACAGATCGCGCGCGCAGGAGTCGTGCCCGGCGTGGCGCGCTGGCTGCCGCTCATCGCGCTCGCCCTCGTGGTGGTCCCTGAGGTGATCGTCTACGGCTTCAGTTACGCCGCCGCGGCGATCGGCGGATCCCAGCTCCTCACCGTCGCCTTCTCCTTCGCCGCCCTGGCCCGGTTCGTATCCGTCGCGGGGCTGGGCGTGTCAGCGATCATCCTGGCTCTGCGCCCGGTGGCGCACGAAGAACGCACCGTCCAGGTCTACCCGCCCGCATCCTGATCCCCGGTTCGCCCGTATCCGGGCGTTTGTCGTCCAGAATGAACCCATGACCGATGCCACCGTCTCCCCGCTGCCCGCGAGCGGTGCGCCGCGCGCCGGGAAGAAGACGCGCTCGCCTGCCGGGTCGGTCAAGCTCTCCGAGGTGGCGGCGCTCGCCGGAGTGAGCGAGGCGACCGTCAGCCGGGTGCTCAACCGCAAGTACGGGGTCTCGCCGACCACGCGGGAGCAGGTCGAGGAGGCGCTGCGGCAGATCGGCTACGAGCGCACCCGCAAGGGCGAGATCGTGCTCATCCTCGTGCCCGGCCTGAAGACCCCGTTCTTCGGCGAGATGTGCAACGCCATCGAGAGCGAGCTGAGCCCGCACGGCCTGCGGGCCGTGATCGGTCCCGTGCTCCCCGGCTCGGTCTACGAACGCGACTACGTCGAGGCGTTCGTCGACACGGGCATCGCGGCGGCCGTCTTCCTGTCTTCGAGCAACACACTCCAGCATTCGGATGACTCGGCGCGGGCACTCCTCGAATCCCGCGGCGTGCCCTACCTGTGCGTCAACGGCGGCTTCCCCGAAGGCGGGGCTCCGGTGGTCTCGACCGACGACTGGCGAGCCGCCGAGCTGGCCGTCGACCACCTGTACGACCTCGGCCACCGCCGCATCGGGATGTCTGCGGGCCCGCTCGGCAACACGCCCGCCGACCGCAGGGTCGAGGGCTTCCTGAATTCGATGGATGCGCGCGGCATCGAAGGCGCCGAAGACCTTGTCGTGCGCTACCACTACAGCGTCGACGGCGGGCGCTATGCCGCCGATGTGCTGCTGGACCTGGACGTCACGGCGATCGTCGCCTCGAGCGACGAGATGGCGCTCGGCGCCATCCGGGCGATCACCCGGCGCGGCCTCCGCGTCCCCGAGGACGTCTCCGTCATCGGCTACAACGACTCGTTCATCCTCGAGTTCACCGACCCGCCGTTGACCAGCGTCGCGCAGCCGGTGGAGCACCTCGCGCAGGCGTGCGCACGGACGCTGGTCACGATGGTCCAGAACCGCCCGGTGCGCACCGACGAGATCCTGATGGAGCCGACGTTCCACGCCCGGCAGTCGACGGCGCCGGTGCGCCCGAGCTGACGAGGCCGCTGCACTACGCGGCAGGCAGCGCCCGGCGCTCGCCCGGCGCGACGGTGAGCGTAGCCCCGGTGCCGTCGCCGTCGAGGTGCGGATCGCGGAAGCCGGGATCGGCATCCGTCACGATCTGCCACCGCAGCGGCTCGGTGGTGCCGTTGCGGAGCCACAGTGCACCCGCATCCGCGCCGACATCGATCGTGCCGTCTCCGAACGGGATGTCGAAGGCCGCAAGCCGCGAGACCCCGGCGGGAAGAGCCGGTCGCGTGGTCATGGTGCCGCGCGCGGCGTCGGGCCGCAGCCCGAGGAAGCCGGCGGCGATCTGGCCGACGAGGGTGAACGAGACTTCGGGATAGGTGCCGTTCCGGCCCTGCTCGGGCACGTCGTGCGGCTCGTCGCGGAGTGCATAGATGCGCTGCATCCACCGCCACGCGGTGTCGGCATCGCCGTGGCGCAGGTACAGATCCGGCACGTAGGTCAGGGCTTCGATGTTCGCGGGCGCGCCCGCGGGGTCGGCGCACAGCCGGTCGATGTCGTCGAGCAGGCGGTGCTCCCGCGGGTCGCCGTCGCTCAGCCCCTTGAGCGGCATGAACCACGTCGTCTCGCGCCCCCAGGTCGTGACGGGGTCGCCGTCGACGGTCCAGCCGGTGACCACGTCATCCGTGCCTACGGCGCGACTCCAGGTGTCGCGGAAGTACGCGGCGAGACCGTCGGCGATGCGGTCGTAGTCCTCCGCCGCAACGGGGTCGCCGTCGGCGCGCTCCAGTGCGGCGGCATGACGCGTCGCCGCGTACTGGGCGGCGAACCCGTCACCGGCCTCGCGGAACCGCGCGGTGGGGTGCTCGTTGTAGCTCGCGGCGCCCTCGAAGATGCCCAGGCCGCTGCCCTCGACCACGCCGTTGGGCCGGTGACGGTCATTCGCCGCGACGAAGGGGCCCAGCGTGTGGCGCCAGAAGTCGCGGTGCTCCAGCAGCGCGGGGTCGCCGGTCCACCGGTACAGCGTGTGGATGAGCTCGACCATCTCGAATATCGCCGGCACCTCGCGGACGAACTCGGTCGGCCCGCGATAGTCGATCGCGAGTGGCGTCTCGCCGTCGAAGTTGAGCGCCCAGACCGGCCACCCGCCGTGCTCCGGGGTGGCCGTCGCCAGCAGCGCCGCGAGCATGCCCGCATTGTGCCGCTGCCAGCCGAGCAGCTGCGCGCCGAGCGCCTGGTGGGCGAAATCGCGGAGGTAGTACCCGCTGCGATGCGCGTACCCGGCCCGATAGCTCGCGCGATATGGAGCGTGGCGGTACGGCCCACGGTGACGCTCCGAGACATCGAGGGGGCCGCTCTCGCCGTCGCCCACGACGGCGAGAGCCGCTGTGCGGGCGGCCCACCGGAACATCTGCTCGAGCTCGCGGTTGTCGGACTCGACCCGGATGCCGCTCACTCCGCGGTCACCTCGACCAGGGCGGCCTCCTGCGGGCGAAGAGTGGGCATCGGCAGGCCGATCCCCATCAGGACCGAGCCGAGGCAGCGGAACTCCTCACCCCACCAGGCCGGCTGGGAGCGGGTGATCGTCGGGTCTGCGGCGCCCTCGACCCCGACCCGCACGACGCGGTACAGGCGGTCGGGCGCGAGGCCGGCCAGGCGCAGTGCCGGGCCGGGGATGTGCGGCGGCGAGTCGATGGCCGCGATCGTCACGACGGCGTGGTCCGCTTCGGCGGACACGATGCTCTGCGCGATGTGGGCGTGCTCCGTCTCCAGCCGGTGCAGCGTGCCCCGCTCGATCAGCGGAGCCAGCCGTTTCACCTCGCGGATCCATCCGGTGAGCTCGGACAGCTCGGCCTCCGACGCCTCGCGGAGGTCCCACTCGATGCCGAAGCTGCCCACCAGCGCCGTGACGGCGCGGAAGGTGAGGGAGCTGTGGCGGCCGGTGACGTGCGCTCGCGCCGCGCCGACGTGCGACCCGAGAAGCTCGGGCGGCATCAGCAGGCTGGTCCAGCGCTGGATGCGCTGGCGCTCCAGCGGATCGTTCGAGTCCGAGGTCCAGAACCGGTCGACGCGCTCGACGATGCCCAGGTCGATGCGTCCGCCGCCGGCCGAGCAGGACTCGATCTCCAGCCACGGGCACGCCGCCCGGATCTCATCGATCAGTCGGTAGGTCGCCAGCGTCTGCCGGTGCACCCCGGCGATGCCGTCGCGGCGGTCGACGGGCTCGAGCAGATCGCGGTTGTGGTCCCACTTGATGTAGTCGATCCGGTGCTCGGTCACCAGCGAGACGATCCGATCGCGCAGCGAAGCGAAGGCGTCCGGGTGCGCGACGTTGAGCACCAGCTGCTGCCTGGCCAGCGGGGCATCGCGGTGCACGGGGGAGAGGATCCAGTCCGGGTGGGCGCGCGCGAGCTCGGAATCGGGATTGACCATCTCGGGCTCGAACCAGATCCCGAACTGCATGCCGAGGTCGCGCACGTGCTCGACGAGCGGGGCGAGCCCGTCCGGCCAGACATCCTCGTCGACGAGCCAGTCGCCCAGCCCCGCACGATCGTGACGACGACCGAGGAACCAGCCGTCATCCAGCACGAAGCGCTCGACCCCGACCTGCTGTGCGAGATCGGCGAGGTCGATCAGTGGCGCCAGGGTGTGGTCGAAATAGACCGCCTCCCACGTGTTGAGGGTGATCGGCCGTCCGACCGGCGGATGGGCGGGGCGTGCGCGCAGCATGGTGTGGATACGAGCGGATGCCGCATCCAGGCCGTCGCCGTGGGCGCCGTACAGCCACGGGCTCGTGTAGTCCGCTCCTGGCCGGAGGGCGATCTCGCCGGCGTGCAGCAGCTCTCCGGCGCCGAGGAAGCTGCGGCCGCCGTTCGTGCGCTCCGCCCACACCCGCTGATTGCCTGACCACGCGAGGTGGACGGCCCACACCTCTCCGCGGTCGAAGTCGAAGCCGGGGACCCCGGCGACGAGCAAGGTCGCGGCATCCGGGCCCGTACGTCCGCGGCGGTTCTCGCGCAGGTGGGTGCCGTCCACGAGCGGATGCCGCTGCGGCCGGCGCTCGCCGTTGTGGCGGCCGGAGAAGTCGAGCAGCTCGGTCGCCCGGCCGGCGAGGGGGAGTGCCAGGTCGACGGCCTCGAGGCTGTAATCGTCGTCGCCGTCGTTGCGCACGGTGGCGCGGGTGCGCAGCAGCCCGCTCGGCAGGAGCTCGAGCTCGACGGTCACCGATAGGAGGCCGGAGACATCGACGCCGCGCGCCACGAGGTGACCGCCGGTCTCGGCGTCGCTGTCGACTTCGTACGCGACGTCGCAGACATCGGCGAACGAACCGCGCCCGTGGCGGTGCCCGGAGATGCCGGGGAAGCCCATCCACCCCTGCTTCGCCTCCGGGAGCACGCCGATCGGGAGCGGCACATCCGGCTCGCTCGTGGCGCGCTGCGGGCGCAAGTCGGCCGCGATGCGCGCCAGGCTCACCTCGTCCAGCGGTCCCAGTGCCCGGCCCCAATGGGCGATGACGGGCAGCATTCCCGGCTCGGCGACCACGACGACACTCACTCCGGCGGCGGTCAGGTGGACCACATTCTGCTCCATGAACTGCTCCCTTGCAATTTTGCAGAATACTACTGCATATATACCTTGATCATGTTATCGTCGGTGCATCGCCTCCCTGCGATCACCAAGAAAGGACCGAACAATGATGTTCACGAAGACGAAGCCCTGGCGTCGGATCGCCACCGCAGCGGTCGCCGCGGCCACTGTGGCCGCGATGGTGGGCTGCTCCGCACAGGCGGAAGAGCCGGCGGCAGACGGAGAGATCGGCGGCAAGATCACGGTGTGGACGTGGAATGCGCCGGGCGAGGGCCTGCGTGCCGCGATCCCCGCGTTCCAGGAGCTGCACCCCGGGGTCGAGATCGACGTCCAGGACGTGGGCAACCCGGCCATCTGGGAGAAGATCACCACGGGCATGGCCGCAGGAGGCAGCGGGCTCGCCGACGTGCTCAACATCGGCATCGACTACATGGGCAACTACGCCGAGAAGTTCCCCGACCAGCTCGTGGACCTGCGCGACTTCGGCGCGGACGAGCTCGCCGCCGAGTTCCCGGCCGGTTCGTGGAAGAGCGGATCGGGCGCCGACGGCCAGGTCTACGGCATCCCCTACGAGGTCAACGCCGCCGGATTCTTCTTCCGCAAGGATCTGTTCGAGCAGGCCGGCCTCGACTACTCCTCGATCACGACCTGGGATGAGCTGCTCGACGCGGGCGTCATCCTCAAGGAGAAGACCGGAGCATCCCTGTTCACGATGGACAAGGCCGGCACCGTCGGAGACTCCGCAGGACTCTTCGAGCTGCTGATCAACCTCCAGGGCGCCTTCTACTTCAACGCCGACGGTGAGATCACCATGAACGGCGAGGAGGGCGTCCGTGCCCTCGAGATCATCAAGAAGGCGAACGACCTCGGCCTCGTCGAGGACGTTCCCGGAAGCTGGGACAACCTGCTGATCACCCTGCGCGGCGAGCGGAACGTCGCAACGGCGTCCTCGGGTGGATGGCTGAGCGGCGTCATCGAGAACGAGGCCCCCGACATGGCCGGCAAGTGGGACGTCAGCCCGCCCAAGGCGGTCACCGACGGCGGCCTCACCGGCGCCGTGAACGGCGGTACCTACCTCTCCGTGCCGAGCTCGAGCAAGAACCAGGCCACGGCGTGGGCGTTCATCGACTTCGCGCTGGGCACGCTGGAAGGGCAGCAGCTCGTCTACGACGGCGGCGGCATGTTCCCCGGGTTCGCTCCGATGCTCGAGTCTCCCGGCTTCGTCGCCCCCAACGAGTACTTCGGCGGCACCGAGGTGAACCAGATCTTCATCGACGAGCTCAACCAGGACACGCCGGTCGTCAACTACACGAGCGACTATGCGCGGGCACTCAAGGCCTACGTCGACGCTCAGACGCGCGTGGTGCTCAACGGTGCCGATCCGCAGACCGAGCTCGACAAGGCCGCGGAGCAGGTCGCGCAGCAGACCGGCCGGACGATCGCCGGGCAGTAGCAGTCGAACAGGGTGCGCCGGCCATCGGCCGGCGCACCCGTGCAAAGGCGATGCGATGAACACCCTTCTAGCGACCCCGGCGCCGACGCGCCCCGAGAAGACCTCGGCGCCCCGGCGCCGCCGATCCTCGGCCGGATACCCGAGGATCACCCCCTATCTGTTTCTGCTGCCGACGATCGTGCTATTCGTCGGCTTCAAGATCTATCCGTACATCTCGGCGTTCTGGTTGAGCCTCACCAAGAACGTCGGTGGAGAGGTGGAGTTCGCCGGGTTGGCGAACTACATCCGGCTCCTGCAGGACCCGTTGTTCTACACGGCGCTCGGCAACACCGGCATCATCCTGCTCGTGCAGGTGCCGATCATGCTCGTCCTCGCCATCCTGCTCGCCGTCGCGTTCAACGCGGTGATCCTGAAGTGGCGTGCGTTCTGGCGCACGGCCTACTTCGTGCCGATCGTGATGGGCCTGGTCGCCTACGGCATCCTGTTCCGCGCCCTGCTGAGCACGAACGACGGGTTCGTGAACTACCTGATCGGTCTGGTCGGCATCGACCCGATCCCGTGGCTCGGCGACCCGATGTGGGCGAAGGTCTCCATCGTCATCGCGATGACCTGGCACTACACCGGTCAGAATGCCATCATCTACCTCGCGCAGATGCAGTCCATCGGCGGCGAACTCTACGAGGCCGCGCATGTGGACGGAGCCAACGCCTTCCAGCGCTTCTGGCACGTCACGCTGCCGGGCCTCCGGCCGGCGATCGTGCTCACCGTCATCCTCTCGACCATCGGGACGCTGCAGCTCTTCGACGAGCCGTACGTGCTCACCAACGGCGGCCCGGACAACGCCACCCTCACCGTCGGCATGTACCTGTACCAGAACGGCTTCAAGTACTTCGACTTCGGGTATGCGTCGGCGATCGGCTATGCCCTGACCATCATCATCGGCGTCATCTCGCTCATCCAGCTGCGCCTGTTCAAGGAGAAGTCCTGATGACGGATACCAACATCGTCGCGCCCCCGCGACGCGGGCGCTCCCTCGTCCTGACGACGGCCATCGCGGCCGGCGGCGTGCTGATGCTCCTGCCGTTCTACTGGCTGCTGATCGCCACGACGTACGACGCCAGCGAGATCTTCACGACGCCTCCGCATTTCCTGCCGGGCAACGCCTTCTTCGACAACTTCGTCGGGCTGTTCCGAGACACCCTGTTCGGCCGAGCGATGCTCAACTCGATCTTCGTGTCGGCGACGTACACGTTGTTCGGGCTCATCGTCTGCACGGCGGCGGGCTACGCGTTCGCCAAGTTCCGCTTCCGCGGCCAGGGAATCCTGTTCGGTGCGGTGCTGGTCACGCTGGCGCTGCCCTCGCAGGTGACGCTCGTGCCGCTGTTCCAGATCATGGTCACGCTGGGGTGGCTCGACAGCTATCAGGCGCTCATCCTGCCGAACCTCGCCCTGCCGTTCGGGATCTTCCTGATGCGGCAGACGATGTACGCGATCCCGGACGAGATGATCCAGGCCGCACGCATCGACGGAGCGAACGAGTTCCGCGTCTTCGCGGGCATCGTGGTGCCGACGATCCGCCCCGCGATCGCGGCACTGGCGATCTTCCTGTTCCTCGCGCAGTGGAACGACTTCGTCTACCCGCTCGTGGTGCTGCGCACCCCGGAGTCCTACACGGTCCCCGTCGCGCTCGCCTCGCTGCAGGGCATCGGCACCACCGACTACGGGCAGCTGCTGATGGGCACGATGCTCTCGATGCTGCCGGTGCTCATCCTCTTCCTCTTCCTCCAACGTCACTTCGTCGCGGGCATCCTGGCCGGCGCCGTGAAGCAGTAAGGACCACCGTGCTACTTGAAGACCACCAGCTCCGCTCCATCCAGTGGACGGCCCTCACGCGCGGCATCTCCTTCGGGGTGGGCGGCGGATGCCTCGTCGAGAGCGTCGAGCGCTCCGGCGTCGTCGACATCGTCACGGTGAGCATCGTGCCCGGCGGCCAGATCGTGCTCGAGGCGCCGCTGGGCAACGCGGCCGCGTTCTGGCATCCCTGCTTCGACCCGGGCGATTCGCTGCCCGCCGACTGGAAGGGGCGACAGCGCTTCAGCGCCGTCCGCTCAGCGCCGCTGGGCGTGCTGTGCGACGCCGACGGCCAGACCCACTTCGCGTTCGCGTTCGACTGCGTGACGCAGGAGGGCGAGCTCGAATTCGGTGCATCGGAGGAGGCGAAGACCTTCGTGGTGCGCCTCGGGATCGGCGAGGGGCTTGCCACCGCCCGCACCACCGTGCGACTGGTCGTCGTGAACACGGAGCTCGCCTATGCCCGGGCGGTGCGCGAGCTCTCGGCGATCCTGCACGACGGGATCGCCGGGCGGGCCGTCTCCAGCATCGCCCTCGAACCGGTCTACTCCAGCTGGTATGCCTACTCGCAGCAGATCTCGCACGACGTCATCATGCGCAACGCCGCTGTCGCGCGCACCATCGGCTGCGCGTCGGTATTCCTCGATGACGGCTGGCAGAAGTTCGGCGACGGACGCTGGTATGCGGGATGCGGCGACTGGGTGCCGGATACGGCGAAGTTCCCCGATCTGCGCGGCACCGTGGCGGAGCTCGAGGCCGCGGGCCTGCGCACGGTGATGTGGGTCGCGCCGTTCCTGCTCGGCACGCAGAGCGAGGCGTATGCCGACCTCGCCCGCTTCGCGCACCACTACGTGGAGCACCTGCGCACGTGGGTGCTGGACCCCCGCCACCCCGAGGTGCGCGCGCACCTGGTTGCCGTGTGCAGCCGCCTGATGCGGGACTACGCACTGGACGGGCTGAAGATCGACTTCCTCAACGACGTCATGGTCTACGCCGGGACGCCCTCGACCGGCGACGTCGCCGATGTCGGCGACGCGATGACCCTCGTGCTCCGCGAGATCGCCGAGGCCGTCGACGCGGTGCGCCCCGGCTCGCTGATCGAGTTCCGGCAGCCGTACATCTCGCCGGCGGTCGCGCCGTTCGCGGATGTCATCCGCGCCAACGACTGCCCCGCGGATGCCGACCAGAACCGTCGCTCGACGATAAACCTGCGGCTGCTCGCGATGTCGCAGGTGGTGCACGCCGACCCCGTGATGTGGGACCCGACCGCTCCTGTCGAGACGGTGTCGCGGCAGCTGCTGAACGTGTTCTTCTCGGTGCCGCAGATCTCGATGCCGTTGGATGTGCTGCCCGAGTCGCACCGCGCCCGTGCCGCGGAACTGCTTACCCAGTGGCGCTCGCTGCGGGACGTGCTGCTCGGGGGCGAGCTCAGCGTCGCCCTTCCCAGCGAGGGCTACCCGGTGGTCTCCGCCCGCCGTGGCTCTACGCTCGTGGTAGCCGCGTACCAGCCGCGTCAGCTCGAGCTCGACCTCGACGGGGTCAGCGAGCTTGTGATCCTCAACTCGACGGCATCCATCGCCCTGCCGTTCGTCACGCTCGGTGCGTCCCGCGCCGGGTCCGCGAAGGGAGAGGGAGACGCCGTCGCGCGCGATGTCGAGCTCGGTGGACGCGGATTCGTCGAGGTGTCCGCCTGGGGGATCACGCGCATCGCGCTGGACGGGTGAGCCTTCAGCTGGCCCCCGGCGCGGCCGGGTGTTCGGGTCGCTGCGCGAGATAGATCCACTCTCGACCGGGACGATCGGGGGCGTCGCGCACATCCGTCACGACGAATCCGCACGCGGTGAGCGCCGCTTCGATGCTCTCGCGCGACCGGAAGCGCAAGCGCGATGTCGACTCGAATCGCGCGCCGTCGGCGTGGAAGATCGTGGGCGACTCGAACTCGACGACGTCATCCTCGAACGACACGACGTCGACCCACTCCTCGACGAGTCCGATCTCGCCGCAGTCCACGACCTGCCGGGTCGCGTCCTTCGTCCACTCCTCCCAGGCGCGCGCCTCGGGTCGGCGCGCCTCGAAGACGAGATGGCCGCCGGGTCGGAGGGCAGCGTGGATGGCCCGCAGCGTCGACGTCCAGGCGCCGTCGTCGACGAAGACCTGCGCGACGTTCGCCGTCATCGTCGCGACATCCGCTTGCATCGGGGGCAGCCCGGTCGCGTCACCATCGACCCAGCGGATGCGGTGTGCGCCGTGCTTCCTGCGCGCGACGTCGACGGATGCGCGGGCGGGGTCGATGCCCGTCACGTCCACTCCGCGGTCGGCGAGCAGGAGCGCGAAGGTTCCCGTGCCGCAGCCGACATCGACGACGCTGCGGGCACCGAGCTCGTCGATCACGATGGCGGCATATACGTCCAGATCGCTGCGATCGGAGTCGAGGAGGTCGTACACCGCTGCCAGACGAGGCTCTGCGAAGATCGGGTCGGCCACGTCTCCACGCTACCTGGGCTATCAGTCCCAGACGAGCGGGAGCAGGTGCTCGCGCGTCAGCGGCGCGAGGGGTAGAGCGGATGCCGCGGCCGGCGTCAGCCAGAGCAGTTCCTCGATCTCGGCTCCGCGCACCGGGACGAGGCCGGTGTCGTCGATCGCGAAGACCTCCGCGACGATGCTGTGGCCCGGCTCGTTGGCGGCCGCGGCGGTGAACCTGCCGAGCGGGCGCAGCTGCGCGACCGACACCGTGACGCCGATCTCCTCGGCGAGCTCCCGCACGAGGGCGGTCGCGGCATCCTCTCCCGGCTCGGGCTTGCCGCCCGGCTGCATGAACGCGTCGGTGCCGGCCTTGCGCACCAGCAGCACACGGTCCGCCGCATCCACGATGAGCGCGGCCGAGACGTGGATGACGTGGGTCACGGCGCGAAGACCTTGCCGGGGTTGAGCAGGCCGAGCGGGTCGAAGACCCGGGCGATGTCGCGCTGCAGCGTCCACTGATCGTCGCCGAGCTCGTCGGCCAGCCAGCGCCGCTTCAGCACGCCGATGCCGTGTTCGCCGGTCAGGGTGCCGCCGAGCGCGAGAGCGGCGCGGAACAGTGCATCCGCAGCATCCCAGATGTGCGGCGGAACGTCCGGTCCCTCGAAGACGAAGTTGGGGTGCAGATTGCCGTCGCCGGCATGCGCGACCGTGGGGATGACGATGCCGTACTCGCGCTCGATGCGCGCGATCTCGTCGAACATCGCGGGCAGCGCGCTGCGCGGGACGGCGACGTCTTCGATCAACGTCATCCCGAGCGTCTCCATCGCGGGGTGCATCGACCGGCGGATCGACAGGAGGTGCTCGCCCTCGACCTCGTCCGCAGCCAGGGCGACGGCGCCGCCGGTCTCGTGCAGCACGGCGGCGATCGCCTTCGCCTCCGCAGCGGCGGCGGGACCGTCGGTCTGGATCGTGAGCTGTGCGGCTCCGGGCGTCGGCGGATCGAGCTCGAGAAGCGCGTGCACGGCCGCGAGGGACGCGGCATCCATCAGCTCCATGATCGCGGGCTGCGCACCGGAGGCGGTCACGGCGGCGGATGCCGCGGCCGCGGTCCGCACGTCGGCGAAGGTCGCCGCGATCGTGTGCACGGCGCCCGGCACGAGTCGACGCAGCTTCAGGGTCGCTCCGACGATGACGCCGAGGATGCCCTCGGAGCCGATCACGAGCGAGGTCAGATCGAGGCCGGTCACACCCTTGACGCTGCGGTGCCCCAGGTGCACGAGGCGGCCGTCGGCCAGGACCAGGTCCACACCGAGGACGGCGTCGCGCACGACTCCGTACTTCGCGCAGAGGAGGCCGCCGGCGCCGGTGGCGATGTTGCCGCCCACCGTGGCGATGGCGCGGCTCGCAGGGTCGGGCGCCCACCACACGCCGTGCTCGGCGAGGGCGTCGTTGAGATCGGCGTTGAGGATGCCCGGCTCCACGACGGCCAGCAGGTCGTCCGGACGCACTTCGAGGATGCGGGCCATCCCGAGGGTCGACAGCACGATCTCGCCGCGCCCCGCGTTCGCGCCGCCGGCCAGCCCGGTGCCCGCGCCGCGGGTCACGACCGGGGTGCGCGTCTCGGTGGCGATGCGCATCGTGGCCTGGACATCGGCGACGGATGCCGCGTGCACGATTGCGAGGGGGACACCGGCGGACGCGTGGCCGGACTTGTCGGCGCGGGCGTCCTCGAGCACGTCCGTGCGGGTGTCGACTCGATCGCCGAGGGCGTCGCGCAGACGCCGGACGACGCTCTCGTCGGTCACGTGAAGCGTCGGCGTCCGGCCAGCACGCCGACCGTGACGGCGATCACCGCGAAGCCGAGGCCGATCCAGGCCTGTCCCATGCTCCACCAGGCGATCGTCGCGGCGGCGTAGACGAGCAGCTCGACGACGGCACGCACGAACGGGTGCACGGCCAGCACAGCGCGGGGGGAGACGAACAGCGCCCACAGCAGGATCGCGATCACCGGGGCGCCGATGCCGGCGACGATGTTCCAGGGCAGCGGCCAGGCCGAGAAGCCCCAGAAGGCGAGGGTCGCGAACGCGAACAGCTCGCACAGGAAGGCGAGGATGTCGATCGCCGACAGGGCCGGACGCGTGCCCGCGGGCTGTGGTTCGGCCGGGGGCGTGGGCGTCACGCGAGGAGTCTCCGACATGCCCTCCAGTCTACGCGCGGGGGTCAGCCGAAGAATCGCCAGAGGGAGGTGATCGTCGATTCGCCGGTGAGGTCTCCGGCCACGTACCGCAGGTCGACTCGGGCATCGAGAAGCGCCTCCAACGCGGTGGGACGCAGGACGATCGTCGCCGATCCGGAGTCGTTGACCAGGCTGCTGGTGTGCATCTGCCCGTTGATGAGGGCCTGGACTGTCGCGCCGGGTTCGCCGGAGACGAGCACGGAGAAGACGAGCGAGCCGGGCTCGCGCTCGCTGCCGACGATGACGGGAGCGCCGGCCGGGAGTGCCGGGTCGACGGGATCGACCGGGTCCACAGGGTCGACCGGGTCGACAGGATCTACGGGATCTACGGGATCCACGGGATCGACGGGGTCCACGGGATCGACGGGGTCGACCGGGTCCACGGGGCCGGGGTCGACAGGACCGGGATCGACCGTCACCGGGGGGACGACCGCCGCGGGCGGCGGCGTGACCGCGGCGGGAGGCGCGGCCTCCTCAA includes:
- a CDS encoding alpha-galactosidase, with translation MEQNVVHLTAAGVSVVVVAEPGMLPVIAHWGRALGPLDEVSLARIAADLRPQRATSEPDVPLPIGVLPEAKQGWMGFPGISGHRHGRGSFADVCDVAYEVDSDAETGGHLVARGVDVSGLLSVTVELELLPSGLLRTRATVRNDGDDDYSLEAVDLALPLAGRATELLDFSGRHNGERRPQRHPLVDGTHLRENRRGRTGPDAATLLVAGVPGFDFDRGEVWAVHLAWSGNQRVWAERTNGGRSFLGAGELLHAGEIALRPGADYTSPWLYGAHGDGLDAASARIHTMLRARPAHPPVGRPITLNTWEAVYFDHTLAPLIDLADLAQQVGVERFVLDDGWFLGRRHDRAGLGDWLVDEDVWPDGLAPLVEHVRDLGMQFGIWFEPEMVNPDSELARAHPDWILSPVHRDAPLARQQLVLNVAHPDAFASLRDRIVSLVTEHRIDYIKWDHNRDLLEPVDRRDGIAGVHRQTLATYRLIDEIRAACPWLEIESCSAGGGRIDLGIVERVDRFWTSDSNDPLERQRIQRWTSLLMPPELLGSHVGAARAHVTGRHSSLTFRAVTALVGSFGIEWDLREASEAELSELTGWIREVKRLAPLIERGTLHRLETEHAHIAQSIVSAEADHAVVTIAAIDSPPHIPGPALRLAGLAPDRLYRVVRVGVEGAADPTITRSQPAWWGEEFRCLGSVLMGIGLPMPTLRPQEAALVEVTAE
- a CDS encoding carbohydrate ABC transporter permease, with the translated sequence MNTLLATPAPTRPEKTSAPRRRRSSAGYPRITPYLFLLPTIVLFVGFKIYPYISAFWLSLTKNVGGEVEFAGLANYIRLLQDPLFYTALGNTGIILLVQVPIMLVLAILLAVAFNAVILKWRAFWRTAYFVPIVMGLVAYGILFRALLSTNDGFVNYLIGLVGIDPIPWLGDPMWAKVSIVIAMTWHYTGQNAIIYLAQMQSIGGELYEAAHVDGANAFQRFWHVTLPGLRPAIVLTVILSTIGTLQLFDEPYVLTNGGPDNATLTVGMYLYQNGFKYFDFGYASAIGYALTIIIGVISLIQLRLFKEKS
- a CDS encoding LacI family DNA-binding transcriptional regulator, encoding MTDATVSPLPASGAPRAGKKTRSPAGSVKLSEVAALAGVSEATVSRVLNRKYGVSPTTREQVEEALRQIGYERTRKGEIVLILVPGLKTPFFGEMCNAIESELSPHGLRAVIGPVLPGSVYERDYVEAFVDTGIAAAVFLSSSNTLQHSDDSARALLESRGVPYLCVNGGFPEGGAPVVSTDDWRAAELAVDHLYDLGHRRIGMSAGPLGNTPADRRVEGFLNSMDARGIEGAEDLVVRYHYSVDGGRYAADVLLDLDVTAIVASSDEMALGAIRAITRRGLRVPEDVSVIGYNDSFILEFTDPPLTSVAQPVEHLAQACARTLVTMVQNRPVRTDEILMEPTFHARQSTAPVRPS
- a CDS encoding ABC transporter substrate-binding protein — translated: MMFTKTKPWRRIATAAVAAATVAAMVGCSAQAEEPAADGEIGGKITVWTWNAPGEGLRAAIPAFQELHPGVEIDVQDVGNPAIWEKITTGMAAGGSGLADVLNIGIDYMGNYAEKFPDQLVDLRDFGADELAAEFPAGSWKSGSGADGQVYGIPYEVNAAGFFFRKDLFEQAGLDYSSITTWDELLDAGVILKEKTGASLFTMDKAGTVGDSAGLFELLINLQGAFYFNADGEITMNGEEGVRALEIIKKANDLGLVEDVPGSWDNLLITLRGERNVATASSGGWLSGVIENEAPDMAGKWDVSPPKAVTDGGLTGAVNGGTYLSVPSSSKNQATAWAFIDFALGTLEGQQLVYDGGGMFPGFAPMLESPGFVAPNEYFGGTEVNQIFIDELNQDTPVVNYTSDYARALKAYVDAQTRVVLNGADPQTELDKAAEQVAQQTGRTIAGQ
- a CDS encoding carbohydrate ABC transporter permease, giving the protein MTDTNIVAPPRRGRSLVLTTAIAAGGVLMLLPFYWLLIATTYDASEIFTTPPHFLPGNAFFDNFVGLFRDTLFGRAMLNSIFVSATYTLFGLIVCTAAGYAFAKFRFRGQGILFGAVLVTLALPSQVTLVPLFQIMVTLGWLDSYQALILPNLALPFGIFLMRQTMYAIPDEMIQAARIDGANEFRVFAGIVVPTIRPAIAALAIFLFLAQWNDFVYPLVVLRTPESYTVPVALASLQGIGTTDYGQLLMGTMLSMLPVLILFLFLQRHFVAGILAGAVKQ